One genomic segment of Pedobacter endophyticus includes these proteins:
- a CDS encoding SusD/RagB family nutrient-binding outer membrane lipoprotein: MKSKFLRYFILLPVLVMINNGCSKFDSINTNPNATTQVTSAMLATTMILNITRSDISTSKSFMQPFLLGKYLTWGEGQENFQYNRISRTDFSRITLLRNIAPMENYATSEGLKKSYQGLGHFIRAWQFFMTTMQVGDIPYTDAVKGESDAVLQPKYDTQKAVFIGILNELDEANTLFAAGSTFEGDPIYAGDTDKWRRLTNSFELHVLMNLYKKTGDADLKVLDRFKEIVANRPLMRNYSDNFALAYNAVAGQNYPWSDVPAGSGNSFVKSNYTMLTNVLLEPLKATNDRRLFYYAKPSPVKIAAGVSAADNAAYPSIEPSDSFSSLQTRRVNKDYSDINNRYVQLVNAEPVGVFNYWDLQFILAEATLRGWITGTTAQAYYAAGIASSMTFVATYTPDNVDYNHNMKMDAAYIAAFPSTPGVALAGTTEQQIAQVITQKYLASFLQGSKYQGWFENRRTGYPVFKLNTTTNLNTPSTNFPLRWLYPSNELSYNGDNLAAAVASQYGGSDDQNQAMWLLK, encoded by the coding sequence ATGAAAAGTAAATTTTTAAGATATTTTATCCTGTTGCCAGTTTTGGTAATGATAAATAACGGTTGTTCCAAATTCGATTCCATTAACACGAATCCCAATGCAACAACGCAGGTTACCTCGGCCATGCTCGCCACAACTATGATTTTGAATATCACCCGGAGCGATATCAGTACAAGCAAATCTTTTATGCAGCCGTTTTTGCTCGGCAAATATTTAACATGGGGCGAGGGGCAGGAGAATTTCCAGTACAACAGAATCAGCCGAACAGATTTTAGCCGGATTACTTTGCTGCGCAACATTGCGCCAATGGAGAACTATGCAACCAGCGAAGGATTAAAAAAATCCTATCAGGGATTGGGGCACTTCATCAGGGCATGGCAGTTTTTTATGACAACGATGCAAGTTGGCGACATTCCATACACTGATGCCGTTAAAGGCGAATCAGATGCTGTTCTTCAACCGAAATACGATACACAAAAAGCTGTGTTTATAGGCATCTTAAACGAATTAGACGAGGCAAATACGCTGTTTGCAGCAGGGAGCACCTTTGAGGGCGACCCAATTTATGCTGGCGATACCGATAAATGGAGAAGGCTTACCAACAGTTTTGAGTTACATGTACTGATGAACCTGTACAAAAAGACCGGCGATGCCGATTTAAAAGTGCTCGACAGGTTTAAAGAAATTGTAGCCAATCGCCCGTTAATGCGCAACTACAGTGATAATTTTGCCCTGGCGTACAATGCTGTTGCAGGTCAAAATTACCCATGGAGCGATGTTCCTGCCGGTTCAGGCAATTCATTCGTAAAATCGAATTATACCATGCTCACCAACGTTTTGTTAGAGCCGCTGAAAGCCACAAACGATAGGCGGTTGTTTTATTATGCCAAGCCCTCGCCCGTAAAAATTGCCGCTGGTGTATCAGCAGCAGACAACGCCGCTTACCCGAGTATCGAGCCATCTGACTCGTTCTCGAGCCTCCAAACACGTAGAGTAAATAAAGATTACAGCGATATCAACAATCGGTATGTGCAGCTCGTAAATGCCGAACCGGTTGGCGTATTCAATTATTGGGATTTGCAGTTCATCCTTGCAGAAGCCACGCTCCGCGGATGGATAACAGGAACAACAGCCCAAGCCTATTATGCCGCAGGTATAGCCAGTTCAATGACGTTTGTAGCTACCTACACGCCAGATAATGTAGATTATAACCACAATATGAAAATGGACGCCGCCTACATTGCCGCATTTCCATCTACACCTGGCGTAGCATTGGCGGGCACAACCGAACAGCAAATAGCGCAAGTAATTACACAGAAGTATTTAGCAAGCTTTTTACAGGGCAGCAAGTATCAGGGCTGGTTTGAAAACCGCAGAACCGGCTACCCGGTGTTTAAGCTGAACACCACAACAAACCTGAATACCCCATCAACAAACTTCCCCTTAAGGTGGCTCTATCCCTCGAACGAGTTAAGCTATAACGGCGATAACCTGGCCGCTGCGGTGGCGAGTCAATACGGCGGTAGCGACGACCAAAATCAAGCCATGTGGCTGTTGAAATAA